Within Oribacterium sp. oral taxon 102, the genomic segment CACCATCCTCTCCCATGAGATACCACTCGGAGCCGATCGGGTTGATCCAGCCGCGCAGCCGCCTGCCGTTCTGCTCATAGTACCACTTCCCGTTCTCCGTCTTCCAGTTCGTGCTGTTCGAGACCGGGTTATTGCCGGTCACTCCCGGCCCTCCCGCGCTTCCCCTGGTCGGGAGACCGCTCGATACCGTGCCGCCGCTCTGTGCGGTCGCGATCGCATTGGATCGCGCTGTCACGATACGGAAGGAAAAAACCTCATCAGAATGCTCTGTATCCACAGTGCCGCTCTCATCCACATAGAGTCCGTTGGCAATATACCCCGAGGCACGGTCAGAGCCCCGCTTCGCGCGGATCAGCACATTTTTCAGGCTTCTGTTGTTGTTCTCATAGGAAGAAACATTGATCTTTCGGCTGGAGGTCGAACGCTTGCTCTCATGCTCGTCTCCGTCTGCGTCCTCATAGAGAATCAGCACATCGTATTCCGAGGCATATTCCACCTTCGCCCATCTGTAGTTGTCCCCATCCCGCTTAATATCCGTCGGGTTTTTCAGTACATAGTACGGGTAGGTCTTTGCCGTCAGCCGGATGCGATCCGCGCTTCGCGAGTCGATCGTCACCTCATACGCGCCCCGCACCTCCACTGCGCAGCTCCCGGAGAAGCTGCAGCCTGCGCTCGGACGGACATCCATCTTATAGGAATACGAGCTTTTCGGCTTGGAGCGAGAGCCGCTCACGCTGTAGTCGTACACATAATAAATCTGGTCATAGGTCTGCGGCTCCGCCCCCGAGTAGACCTGTCCCGGGCGCATCTCCTCCGCATCGTTCGGCCCGATGTCGATCCGCACCGTGTCGATCGTCCCCGCCGCAAATGCGGGAGCCGCTCCGAGGAGCAGGAAACACAGTACCACGAAAAGCCATGTCCTTCGCTTCATCGCCTTCCCTCCTTGCCATGCTCATTTATGGGTTCGTGCAGGCTCCCGTCTCATTGAAGCTGTACTCGATCCCGTTAATGCTGCGCGTCGTGTTCGAGAGCATCACGCCGTTCTCATCCATATAATACCAAAGATCATTGATCAGCCTCCAGCCGGTTTTCATATAGCCGTTATCCACGTCCATATAATACCAGCTGCCGTTCACCTCCACCCAGCCGTTCACCATGCTGCCGTCATCCCGGAAATAGTACCAGAGATCCTTGATCTGCTTCCAGCCCTTCGCCCTCGCGCCATCCTCATAGTAGAACCAGCTGCCGTCCTTCTCCTGCTCCCAGCCGGACTTCCGGGCTGCGGCGGGCCCCGCGTCCGAGAAGGAGAGTCCGCCGCCGTAGATCACCCCGCTGTTTCCGCTGACGCTGCTTGCCGCATATTTCCGCTCTGGATTCCCGCCGCCGTAGGCCTTGTTGGAAAACTCCGTGGTCACGTTTCCGACGATCCCCTTCACGACGCCGTTGTCTCCGGTCTGCCAGATTGTCGTATTCGTGCCGCTGACCGGACGATATACCTTGTCCTCCGGATAGGCGGCAAACCAGATATCATAGGGGATATTGGATACCCGGAGATGATTCTTCAGCCAGTTGGTATTGGCGTACACAACCGGCGTATAGCCTGCCGCGGCGACAATCTCACAGAATTTATTCGCCATCTCCGTGAGCTGCTCCGGCGTCGCTCCCTCGGAGAGCATACCGTTGACCTCCATGTCATAAGCAACCGGGTAGCCGAGCCGGTACTTCCGGATCTTCGAAACCGCGAGGTTCGCCTCCGCGATTGTCTCGTCCAGATTCTTCGCCGTCGCACAGAGGTATGCGCCGGCCTTAAGTCCCGCATTCTGTGCGCCGCTCACATTCTGGTCAAAATACGGATCCTCCGTCAGACCGTAGGCGATACGGACAATCGCGAAATCGATCCCGTCCCGCTTCACCTTGCTCCAGTCAATCGCACCCTTCTGGTTCTGGAACTTCGAGATGGAAATTCCTCTCTCCAGATAGGAAAATGCAGAGCCGTCTGCATTGCGATATCCTGACCATGGATTCTGATCCGTCTGCGACTGTGCCATCCCGCCCTGTGAGCCCATCCCCTCGCCCGGCCCGATCAGCGCGTAGGCGGGTATCGTCGTCCCCATCGCAAAGCTCAAAAGCAGCGCTGCCGTCAGCATCTTCTCCCTATTTTTCACCATATTGAAATACTCCTTCCCTGTCAATCTCACGGAGCATCATACCGGAAATGCCGGCATCGTTCCGGATCTCGATCCTGTGCGTGCTCTCGCCTCTCCCGTACCATAAGACAGGGAGCTTATACACTGTAACAGGAAAGGAGCGCAGATTCAATAGACTTCGCGGAACCGTAAAAAATCGTCAGAAAAAATTCACCTGACTGCTCACAGCGACTCCAGAACCCTGCGAAGCGCTGCGATCTGCTCCTCTGTCGTCGCCCAGCTCGTACAGAAGCGGATTACGGTGTGCTCCGCGTCATATGCCTCCATGTACCCGTAGAGAACCTGCTCCCCGAGCCGTCCCAGTTTCTCATTCGGAAAAATCACAAACTGCTGATTCGTCGGGGAATCGAGATAGAAGCGGAAGCCCAACTCCCGAAGCACGGCTTTCAGCTCCTCCGCCCGCTCGATCGCGTTCCGCGCGATCCTGAAATAGAGCCCATCGGTAAAGAGTGCGTCGAACTGCACGCCATGAAGCCGCCCCTTGGCAAGCAGTGCGCCATGCTGCTTCACCAAAGTCAGGAAATGCCGCGGCATGTTCCCCTTCGGAAATACCACCGCCTCTCCCGAGAGCGCGCCGACCTTGGTGCCGCCGATGTAGAACACATCACAGAGCGCCGCGATGTCCCGCAGCGCCACATCCGTCTCCCGGCTCTCCAGTGCATAGCCGAGGCGCGC encodes:
- a CDS encoding GH25 family lysozyme translates to MVKNREKMLTAALLLSFAMGTTIPAYALIGPGEGMGSQGGMAQSQTDQNPWSGYRNADGSAFSYLERGISISKFQNQKGAIDWSKVKRDGIDFAIVRIAYGLTEDPYFDQNVSGAQNAGLKAGAYLCATAKNLDETIAEANLAVSKIRKYRLGYPVAYDMEVNGMLSEGATPEQLTEMANKFCEIVAAAGYTPVVYANTNWLKNHLRVSNIPYDIWFAAYPEDKVYRPVSGTNTTIWQTGDNGVVKGIVGNVTTEFSNKAYGGGNPERKYAASSVSGNSGVIYGGGLSFSDAGPAAARKSGWEQEKDGSWFYYEDGARAKGWKQIKDLWYYFRDDGSMVNGWVEVNGSWYYMDVDNGYMKTGWRLINDLWYYMDENGVMLSNTTRSINGIEYSFNETGACTNP